The genomic interval AGGTATCTGAACTACTAATAAACAACGTTAAAGCTAAAGAAATTTTTTCATCAACTATTGATATAAGCGATGTTAAACGGCACGAAAAGGCTGGTGAGGGCTATATTACTGGAGTGTACTTTGAACAAGACTACAAAACTGGTGGTTTCAAATTATCGGGAACCGGAAAATGTGGACTAGAAGTAGAGTATGAGTTCAATGCTAACGAAACAGAGTACTTCTACTTACTTCGAGCAATGTTTGTTGCTGATCATGATAGAGAAAAACTGGTCACTACGATCTATAAGCTATTGGACGTGTTGGATATTGCAACACCTAGCGAATTTAGAAAAGTACGAAGCGTCCATCGGTGATAAATAGTTCTAACAAGCAATTTAAGAGGGATTCACAACGCTTGGCATTTTTGCTTCTACTTCAAATTTAGTGTTTATGGCACAATGCTTTAGGTATGGGTGGTAGCGTTGTTCACCCCTTAATTGGGCGTTATGTTTATCGGAGAAGTTCATGGTCAATTGGCCTGGTATTCTGAAATTAGATGGTGACGATGAGCTTGTTTATTTGGGTTCTGAAGCTGATTTGAATTGCGAGTGTTTGGATTTGATCGTTAGTCCAAGCGATCGAGTCATTGATTCTGAAGGTTTTGTCCATTCAATTGTTTCAGATGGCTCAGTAGTTAACTTGATTGGAAACTCAATCCAGATTTCAGCAGAGGAAGCGTCTAGATTGATTCAACGTCATGAGTTCTGTTTAGCGGAAGTCTGTTTGACAAAAATTCAGTTTGAAACAGTCGCTGAAGCATTTAACTGTTTGAAATCTTAGGCCAAATAAACATAACAAAGCGTTAAAGAGGGACTTGGCACGCGTGGCATTTTCGGTTTGCAGTTTGTTTAGTGGTTAAGGTGTTATGCAGCCACTTTTGTAGTGCGTGCCTGCGCCCCTTAACGCGGCGTTAGCTGGTAAGTGGAATATTCATCAGAAAAAGGATTGTCTATGTTTAAAGAACCGATAAAGTCATCATTTGCAACGGTACAAATAGGTGTGGCAAAGGCGGACGGTAAGCTGTCGTTGACGGATACAGAGGTTGTTTTTGTCCCATTTAACGAGCAGCTTGGCCTCGGTCCCTACCATATCAAGCGTGATGAAATAAAGTCAGTGATTCAAGATGTGGGTAAGGGTGGTGGAATCATTCCGATTACAACTGAGGCAATTCGAATCACTTTATCAAATGATTCAACGTTTGTTTTTATCACGGCTAATCCGAAACAGTGGGTCGAAATTTTCAGTGAAATTACCAGCTAACAAGGCGTTTAAGCGGGATTCATGCCGCGTGGCATTTTTGGTTTGCGGTGATTTTTGTGGTGAAAGTGGTGTGCGGAAAGTTGGTTTAGGCGGCACTCACCCCTTAACGCAGCGTTATGTTTAATCGCGTAAAATCAGTTGGTTGCATCTCTTCTTTGCATTCTCGGCTTTCTAATTTTGGTCTTGTCGGCAAGTTAACCTCATTGGGCGCTGTTTTCTGGACACCAATTCGTGGGCGCGAAAAATTCTGAGAGTTGCCTCATTAAAGCTCAGTGCATTTGTGAGTCGAATAAAGCGTCTTAGTTTCAAAGTTTGAACTCCAGTTTTCGGCTTCTCACACTAAAACTCAAAATCATTAGAATCAAATTTATGAGTTAATTCAGCTTTTTAGCTTCTAACTTTGGTTTTCAAAGATAAGTCGAGTTAAGCTCTTGGTATCGTAAAACTTAACCGTTCGAGTCTTAAACATAACAAGGCGTTTAAGCGGGATTCATGCCGCGTGGCATTTTTGGTTTGCGGTGATTTTTGTGGTTAAAGTGGTGTGCGGAAACTTGGTTTAGGCGGCACTCACCCCTTAACGCAGCGTTAGCTGTTTTGAATAAGTGGGTACGATGGAAGATATATTTAATAAGCTGACTGAGCGCTTACGCCGTCAGGGGTTGCAAGAGTCTGAATTGCATTTTTCTCATGCATTCTCAGCTTTTCAGAGGTCAGAATGGGAATCTGCTAATGCGCAAGTTAGGACGGCATTAGAATCATTGTTCGATCATGTTGCCAAACTAACTCTAAATACAAACAAAACTGGTGGGGCTGCGAGAAAGCAGCTTGAAGCGAATGGCTTATTGCGTACCAGAGAAGCAAAGCTAGTAATGGAGTTTATGTCAGTTGCAGGTGGTGCTGGCTCTCATGCTGGTGTATCAAACTCAGATGAATCTTATGGGCGAGTGCTTGCAGGAATTGGCATAGCGTATATGGGGCTAGCTCTTATTCCTGAATTAGTTCGTGTAGAAGATGTTTTAGTCGGGAACTTAAATGCTCCAGATGGGGCTAGATTGCCTACCGATCATGAAATCTATACATCGTGTTCAACCTGTGGAACGAAGCAAACACTGTCTGAAGCAACATTAACTAGAGATAAAACCGATACGATATATACCTGCACTAATGGATGCCATTCGATAGTTGTGGTTGGTTCTCCCGAAGACTCTGTTTGGGTTGGACGTGGGTATCGACTAGGGAATTTTGTTTTGCGCAACGCGCAAGATCTATATCTACCTGTTCGAAAAGGGTGTCCGCCTGTCCTAATACCGGCGTCGAAAGCTGCGTTGATGAAAGACGTGGCAAAAAACAGCTAACAAACTGTTTAAGAGTGATTCGCAACGCGTGGCATTTTCACCATGCGTTGATTTTAGTGTTTAAGGTGGTGTGCAGGAGCTTCGGTATTGCGTTGCTCACACCTTAACAGGGCGTTATGAGATTTCACTTTTAACTCATAGGGATATGATGAAAAAGTCTATAGCATGTTTGTTATTTTTACTTCTAAGTGGCTGTTCTACACATGTTGATAAGTTTAGCTACTTAAAAAGCTGGAATGATAAGTGGCAACAATGCGATGAACTAGGAAAGCAAACGGTCTTAAGTTTCCCCAAATCTGTCTGGTTTGATAGTTTGAGTCTTGGTGATAAAAAAGAAGTTTTTATATACATTTACAATCTGAAAGAGTTCGAGTGCGCTCAAGTTGAAGCCGAAAAACTCAAATCTGTTTTAGATGATGTAGAAATTACGACATTAAACGAAGTTCTGAGTGGCTTTATTTATTTTGAGCCACCAAGCGATGAACGCATCAAGCACTTGGACAGAGATGCTCTAGAGAATCTCGCGAGTTCCATTGAAGGGCCTTTCAATGGTCTAGCAACGGCAGAGATAATGGGGTTAGTAGAGTTCTAACGTAAGCTCATTCTCATAACAAGGCGTTTAAGAGGGATTCATGCCGCGTGGCATTTTTAGTTTGCGGTGATTTTGGCGGTGAATGTGGCTTGCGGAAGGTTGGTTTATGCGGCATTCACCCCTTAACGCAGCGTTATGCTTAATCAAGTAAAAGTGTGCCGTGGGCACAGGATCCTGTTATCTAAGGAAGGTAAACAGGAGAATGAGCATAAGCTCATGAAGAGATGGAGGTAGGCCCTCCAGAGTCTGCTGTCGGAAGTCGGCTCTAAACCACTTTCAAGTGGCTGTTATTAAGAGTAATGGTCAGAAGCGTTGAAGGAAAGTCAGAATAGAATTCTGGCAAGGTAGAGTGCAAGGAGATGAGTAATCCCGAACCCATGTGGACGCGTCGTTAATTAGAACCAGCATCAAAACTGAGGTCGTTTTATTATCTCAGGACGAGTACACCGGTAAATTCCGAATGCTGGGTGTGCGGTGCTCGGCGTAAAGTGGGCATGACTTTGCACTAGGCTCTTTGTGGGAACCACGGGAACCAGTCATCACGATGTAAAGGAAGAAATATAAATGACTAAATTCATGAGTATGAGAGTACCGATGCGTGATACTGGGGCGGAGCAATTCGTAGTAGTGATGAAGGGCTTGTAATGAGCGTGGAGCGAAGGGATTGCGTCAAGTCGGTTGGAACGATGACTCAACTGCCGACAGGCAGGAGGAGGTCGCACGGACAACCAAAACCTTTTGCAATATCCAAATGGGATGTAATGACTGCGTTCGAGAAGGTAAAAGCCAACAAAGGCGGAGCCGGAGTGGATGGAGTAACGATAGAGGACTTTGAAAAAGACCTTAAAAACAACCTTTACAAGATATGGAACAGAATGTCATCGGGGTCCTACTTTCCCACACCGGTCGCAGCGGTAAGTATACCGAAAAAGTCTGGTGGAGAGAGGGTATTGGGTATCCCAACGGTCAGCGACCGAGTGGCGCAAACTGTGGTAAGAGACAAGCTTGAAATCATGCTCGAGCATCACTTCCTAGATGACTCTTACGGCTATCGAGTGGGTAAATCTGCTCATGATGCGATAGAAGTCACTAGAAGACGATGTTGGCAGTATGATTGGGTACTAGAGTTTGATATCAAAGGTCTCTTTGACAATATTCGTCATGACTTGTTGATGAAAGCGGTAAAGAAACATGTTCAGCTCGCTGAAGAGAGTCAGAGCCGGGATTATCAATGGATAACACTGTACATCGAAAGGTGGTTAGTTGCTCCGTTACAGAAAGCAGATGGGACGCAAACAGAAAGAGAGTTAGGAACGCCACAAGGTGGCGTGGTAAGCCCAGTGCTTGCCAACCTATTTCTTCACTATGTTTTTGATAAATGGCTGGAGAAGAATTATCCAGACAACCCATGGTGTCGATACGCAGATGATGGACTTGTCCATGCAAGGACAAAGCCGAAAGCGGAGAAGTTGAGGGATGAGCTAGCGAAGCGCTTCAAGGAGTGCGGACTGGAGATGCACCCAATTAAGACGAAGATTGTTTACTGCAAAGATGATATTAGACGAGGGTCAGGTAAGCATATAGAGCATAAACAATTTGATTTTCTAGGGTATACCTTCAGGGCCAGAACAAATAAGTGTAAACGTACAGGTCAACTCTATAATCGATTCCTGCCTGCGGTCAGTATGGCAGCAAAGAAAGTCATGCGAAGGCAAATCAGAGAGCTAAGAGTTCGCCAGGAAACGCAGTACAGCTTAGAGCAATTAAGCAGATGGTTAAGTCCAATGCTGAATGGTTGGATAAACTACTACGGAAAGTTCAGGCGAAGCGAATTAGACTCGGTATTCAGACACTTCAACAAGACTTTAGTACGTTGGGCGAGAAGGAAATTCAAATCGCTAAAATGTCACAAAAGTCGAACCGTAGCGTTCTTTGATAAGCTATCGGCTCAATGTCCTAGATTGTTTCCTCACTGGAAATTTGGTTCAGCAAGAAGTTTTACTTGATGGGAGCCGTATGAGCTGAGAGGTTCACGTACGGTTCTGCGAGAGGCTGCTGGGGTGGTTCCGGTGGCCTACTCACCTCAGTTGGTTATGGTTTTTCTTTGTTCCCTTGGCTTTTCAGTTTGGTGTTTGTCGGCAAGCCGGTTTTTTTGAGCGCTGTTTTTCGGACACTTATTCTTTGGCGCTGAAAATTCAGAGAGTTGCCTCAATCAATTTTCGGGTAAGCGCGAGGTTAGAGCGGTTGACTCAATCAGAAATCCATTTTGATTTTTTAAACTCCAAACAAGATTTGCCAGAATTCCGAGCCTGATTATCAAAACTATGATTCATTTCGGTTTTCTAAGTTTTGGCTTTTGTTTCTGAATCAAAGTCGAGTTAATCTTGTTTCCAGAAAAACGTAACCTATTGAAGCTTAAGCATAACAAGGCGTTTAAGCGGGATTCATGCCGCGTGGCATTTTTGGTTTGCAGTGAGTTTTGGTGGTGAAAGTGGTCTGCGGAAGCTTGGTTTATGCGGCATTCACCCCTTAACGCAGCGTTATGTGAATGGAGCTAATCTTGAAAATATCACTAGTCAAAAGTGGTGAAATTGAGGCGTATGAAGCTTCAATTAATGCACATCTAAACTCAGTTTTTGTTCAAGATTCTGTAGTCAATTTTAACCACGAATTAGTTTGTGTAGTTCTCATTGAGGACGACAGTCAGATTGTTGCTACAGGCTTTGCTTATAGCCGGTTAATGTCACAGGGCTCTGTCAATTTCAAAGCGGGCATAGTTGGCGGTATAGCAGTTGCACCAAATAAGCGTGGTTTGGGTTTGGCCAAACTTGTCGTAAAAGAACTGGATAAATACTTGGTGTCTTTTGGTGTAACTCATTCTTTTCTTTTCGCTTATGAGCCAGATGTATATCGAAGTTCAGGGTATTCAGAGTTAATTTGTCCTATTCATTACTACGATATACAGCAGAAAAATTGGAACGAGTTTGTCTACCGTGGAGGCATGGTTAAGACTTACAATGTTGGTGACGCTCTAAGCAATCAAGTCATTGAGTTTAATGGTTGTGTATATTGAGCGTGCTGGAAAAATTCACATAACAAGGCGTTTAAGAGGGATTCATGCCGCGTGGCATTTTTGGTTTGCGGTGAGTTTTGTGGTGAAAGTGGTCTGCGGGAAGTTGGTTTAGGCGGCACTCACCCCTTAACGCAGCGTTAGTTTGCTAAAGGCTAGCGGTTAACTAGCCTAAGCTTGCTCTCACATCTGCAATGGTGATGAAGAGTTTGTTTTCGGCATCATGAAATGCTTGAAAACCATAGCGTTCATAGAAATGTTTCGCACCGTCTTTGGCATCAACGATAACAACTGGAAATGCAACGCTATCACTAGCGGCTAATAGTTTTCTGAGTGCGTCGATAAGCAGCCACTCACCAAATCCTTTCCCTTTGTA from Vibrio vulnificus NBRC 15645 = ATCC 27562 carries:
- a CDS encoding GNAT family N-acetyltransferase gives rise to the protein MKISLVKSGEIEAYEASINAHLNSVFVQDSVVNFNHELVCVVLIEDDSQIVATGFAYSRLMSQGSVNFKAGIVGGIAVAPNKRGLGLAKLVVKELDKYLVSFGVTHSFLFAYEPDVYRSSGYSELICPIHYYDIQQKNWNEFVYRGGMVKTYNVGDALSNQVIEFNGCVY
- a CDS encoding DUF4144 domain-containing protein, which codes for MVNWPGILKLDGDDELVYLGSEADLNCECLDLIVSPSDRVIDSEGFVHSIVSDGSVVNLIGNSIQISAEEASRLIQRHEFCLAEVCLTKIQFETVAEAFNCLKS
- the ltrA gene encoding group II intron reverse transcriptase/maturase encodes the protein MTAFEKVKANKGGAGVDGVTIEDFEKDLKNNLYKIWNRMSSGSYFPTPVAAVSIPKKSGGERVLGIPTVSDRVAQTVVRDKLEIMLEHHFLDDSYGYRVGKSAHDAIEVTRRRCWQYDWVLEFDIKGLFDNIRHDLLMKAVKKHVQLAEESQSRDYQWITLYIERWLVAPLQKADGTQTERELGTPQGGVVSPVLANLFLHYVFDKWLEKNYPDNPWCRYADDGLVHARTKPKAEKLRDELAKRFKECGLEMHPIKTKIVYCKDDIRRGSGKHIEHKQFDFLGYTFRARTNKCKRTGQLYNRFLPAVSMAAKKVMRRQIRELRVRQETQYSLEQLSRWLSPMLNGWINYYGKFRRSELDSVFRHFNKTLVRWARRKFKSLKCHKSRTVAFFDKLSAQCPRLFPHWKFGSARSFT